Within the Bacteroidales bacterium genome, the region TTGTGCAGGAGCTGTAGGATATGCCGGAATGTTTGTGCCCGGATCTGCTGCTGTATGCTCATCAATCTGTTCCTGGATCCTTGATTGTCTGCCTTCAACTTCATCAGTTCCACGAGGCATCAGAGTAGCCAGGATACTCAGTACGATAACTGCTGCTGCAAGGCCCCAGGTAGTCTTTTCAATAAAATCAGCCGTACGCTTAACTCCCATGAACTGGTTTGAAGCGGAAAAACCCGATGCAAGTCCGCCACCTTTTGGATTCTGAACCAGAACAATGAGGATCAGAAGAATACATGCAAAAACGATTATGCCAATTATTAGTCCGAACATTTTGATTTACTGTTTATTCGTTAATTTTTTAATTTCTTCAATTTGACTCGCAAAGTAATCACTTTTTTCCGGATATTTCAAAATTAATTTTTCGTAAGCAAATATGGCTTTGCTGTAATATCCCTGTTTGATATAGATCTTTGCCAGGGTATCGGTAAATATGCCATCATGCTCTTTTACGCTGTCTTCTGAAATATCTATATTGGGCCGGCCGTCTGTTACCGGCATGATGCGCGGATTGCTTTCAATGAATTTTTCAATAAGCTCATCCTTGTCCGGAACAATTACCTTTTCCTCCGGTTTGTCATCGGTTTCAATTATGAACAAATCTTCATCAGTTGCCGGCTCTGCATATTCTTTATCAAAATTGATGCCGATTTCAGGCACCAGTTCTTCTTCTGCAGGATTAACCAGTTCAAGCTCCTCAAGTTGCCAGGAAAGCAGGTTGGATATGTTGCTTCGCAATGTATGACTATCTGATTTCAGCTCAGCCTGTTTTTCTTCAACCGGTTCTGTTGTTTCAGCTGCCGCTTCCGAAATAACGGGATCAAGTTCAACTACATTCTCCTCTGACTCTTCATTTATCTGTTTTGTCTCCTGAATTTCTGTTTGAAGCTCGCTTCCCTGTGGATCTTCGGAATCTTCATTCAACTCCGGATTTCCGGCAGTTTCCGTTTCATTTTCAGCAGGATGGATTTCAATTTCTTCATCCATCGGGTACAAGAGATCATACAATATCTTCCGGTCGGTTACATACACTGCCGCCGACTGCATCTCTGATTCCCAGTCCGGGCTTCCCATGAGGAACTTCTTTCTGACTGTTAAAAGCCTTGCCGTCTGGAAATACGG harbors:
- the secG gene encoding preprotein translocase subunit SecG; translated protein: MFGLIIGIIVFACILLILIVLVQNPKGGGLASGFSASNQFMGVKRTADFIEKTTWGLAAAVIVLSILATLMPRGTDEVEGRQSRIQEQIDEHTAADPGTNIPAYPTAPAQPEQGQQQGTEQPQPEK
- a CDS encoding tetratricopeptide repeat protein, with product MQRETIIELMADPGKLDHLSLGELEELKEQYPYFQTARLLTVRKKFLMGSPDWESEMQSAAVYVTDRKILYDLLYPMDEEIEIHPAENETETAGNPELNEDSEDPQGSELQTEIQETKQINEESEENVVELDPVISEAAAETTEPVEEKQAELKSDSHTLRSNISNLLSWQLEELELVNPAEEELVPEIGINFDKEYAEPATDEDLFIIETDDKPEEKVIVPDKDELIEKFIESNPRIMPVTDGRPNIDISEDSVKEHDGIFTDTLAKIYIKQGYYSKAIFAYEKLILKYPEKSDYFASQIEEIKKLTNKQ